Sequence from the bacterium genome:
TGGTACCGAAGGTGAAGTAGACCTGAAAAACGAATTAACTGGTGAAGTCTTTGAACCGCTCAGGGATCCATCCTATTTTGCGAGTTTCCAACTGCATCCCGAACTGCATACCTTATCATGGCCAAATGGAGCCGATTTTGTGCCGGAATTCCTGCTAAAGTTAATCCAGGTTAGGACTTCTTAAGTTCCACACCATCCATTTCTTCTTGACAACTACCAAAAACTTGTTGCATAAATTCAACGGTTCTAGAAGGCGGGGGAAAACTTTCTAGTAGCTGTATAGTTGGGTAGGATTGGCTTCACACCAGATGCTACAAAAGCGAAGGAACCTGTTACTCTTCCTTTGAGATTTTTTTTCCCGTTACGACAGTACCGTTGAGCTATTTTACCAATCCTTGTTTTCACGAAATCCCCGGGGCTATCCGCGTACAATCATATCTATAGTATACTTTTCAGGAAGGTTGAGGTTGCAGGGGGACATTCTTCCGAAAAAAGATGGGCGAAT
This genomic interval carries:
- a CDS encoding DUF2442 domain-containing protein, whose amino-acid sequence is GTEGEVDLKNELTGEVFEPLRDPSYFASFQLHPELHTLSWPNGADFVPEFLLKLIQVRTS